The following proteins come from a genomic window of Legionella cherrii:
- a CDS encoding NAD(P)H-dependent flavin oxidoreductase, whose amino-acid sequence MWQTRMAEQIGLKFPIIQAPMAGGATTPELVAAVSNAGGLGSLGAGYMSPPELRSALKAIRELTNKPFAVNLFIPGKYHATTAQIQESCNDIEQSCSELNIQVEALAEPYAPSFEEQINILIEEKIPVFSYAFGLLDAEWIAQFKKNNTFLIGTATTLAEAHALEESGIDALVAQGSEAGGHRGTFIGKEQDGLIGLFCLVPQLVDQIKIPIIAAGGIMDGRGIIAAFDLGAEGVQMGTAFLSCFEAGIPDIYKHTLLTQQQDNTVLTRAFSGKLARGIHNQFIARMDKRKTNILDYPIQNALTTAMRRKAKEQSNIDFMSLWAGQAAPLCRSMPAGELISALVLEAEALISVR is encoded by the coding sequence ATGTGGCAGACAAGAATGGCTGAACAAATAGGTTTAAAATTTCCAATTATTCAAGCGCCTATGGCTGGTGGGGCCACTACGCCGGAACTAGTTGCTGCGGTATCTAATGCGGGTGGCCTAGGTTCATTGGGCGCAGGATATATGAGTCCCCCTGAACTGCGGTCGGCTCTAAAAGCAATTCGTGAATTAACGAACAAACCGTTTGCCGTTAATCTTTTTATTCCTGGGAAATACCATGCCACAACAGCTCAAATTCAGGAATCATGCAACGATATTGAACAATCCTGTTCTGAGTTAAACATACAAGTTGAAGCGCTTGCGGAACCCTATGCGCCGTCCTTTGAGGAGCAAATAAACATTCTCATTGAAGAAAAAATTCCGGTGTTTAGTTATGCATTTGGTTTATTGGATGCAGAATGGATCGCTCAATTTAAAAAAAATAATACCTTTTTAATTGGTACAGCTACAACACTAGCAGAAGCCCATGCACTTGAAGAAAGTGGTATTGATGCGCTTGTTGCCCAAGGAAGTGAAGCAGGGGGGCATAGGGGGACTTTTATCGGTAAAGAGCAAGATGGTTTGATTGGTTTGTTTTGTCTTGTACCCCAATTAGTCGATCAAATAAAAATTCCCATTATTGCAGCGGGTGGAATTATGGATGGAAGAGGGATCATTGCTGCATTTGATTTAGGTGCTGAGGGGGTACAAATGGGAACTGCATTCCTCAGTTGCTTTGAAGCCGGTATTCCTGATATTTATAAGCATACTTTACTGACCCAGCAGCAGGATAATACGGTACTTACTCGTGCTTTTTCTGGAAAATTAGCACGAGGGATTCACAACCAGTTTATTGCGCGAATGGATAAAAGGAAAACAAATATTTTAGACTATCCGATTCAAAATGCTTTAACAACAGCCATGAGAAGAAAAGCAAAGGAACAAAGCAATATTGATTTCATGTCCTTGTGGGCAGGACAAGCTGCTCCACTTTGCAGAAGCATGCCTGCTGGTGAGTTAATTAGCGCTTTGGTGCTCGAAGCAGAGGCGTTGATCTCTGTTAGATAA
- a CDS encoding aromatic ring-hydroxylating oxygenase subunit alpha — translation MNRYHPIPVNWYFDPLIYQLEKEYIFKQSPEYVGHQLMVPNLNDYYVLKRSNDKEMLIRHEEGISVLSNICRHRQAVILSDSGNVKRIRCPIHSWSYNTQGELVHAPQFEHTPCFNLKKDQVSEWNGLLFRGNNKIEANAFDAKASALFDFSDYVFTQAKQQYYSFNWKIFMEVYLDDYHIPFFHNGLRRLVDVRQLEWSINDGHSIQYVGLQSDLSKSGSANFKVYQDNLLGQAHNELPKYGAVWLAYYPNIMIEYYPYMLVISTISPVGVDQCINSVEFFHPKDVWLSNPILCAAAQAAYIETAQEDEEICIKIQQGRKALYEQGENQTGPYQPTMEAALPSFYDYLYEKIKNET, via the coding sequence ATGAATCGATATCATCCCATCCCAGTCAATTGGTATTTTGATCCATTGATTTATCAACTTGAAAAAGAATATATTTTTAAACAAAGCCCTGAATATGTCGGGCACCAACTCATGGTACCTAATTTAAATGACTACTATGTCTTGAAACGCAGTAACGATAAAGAAATGCTGATTCGTCATGAAGAAGGAATCAGTGTACTCTCCAATATTTGTAGACATCGTCAAGCTGTAATCTTATCTGATTCAGGAAATGTAAAAAGAATTCGCTGCCCCATTCACAGTTGGTCCTACAATACACAAGGTGAATTGGTCCATGCGCCACAATTTGAACACACACCCTGTTTTAACTTGAAAAAAGATCAGGTGAGTGAATGGAATGGACTTTTATTTAGAGGCAACAATAAAATAGAAGCAAACGCCTTTGATGCGAAAGCAAGCGCCTTATTTGATTTTTCTGATTATGTATTCACGCAGGCAAAACAGCAATATTATTCCTTTAACTGGAAAATATTCATGGAAGTCTATCTGGATGATTATCACATCCCATTTTTTCATAACGGATTAAGGCGATTGGTCGATGTGCGTCAACTCGAATGGTCGATTAATGATGGACATTCCATCCAGTATGTGGGCCTACAATCTGATTTATCAAAATCAGGTTCTGCCAATTTTAAAGTGTACCAAGATAATTTATTAGGCCAAGCACATAATGAGTTACCGAAATATGGTGCAGTTTGGTTAGCTTATTATCCCAATATTATGATTGAATACTATCCGTATATGCTAGTCATTAGTACGATTTCACCAGTAGGCGTCGATCAGTGTATCAATAGCGTAGAGTTTTTTCATCCCAAAGATGTTTGGTTATCTAATCCCATTTTATGTGCAGCAGCACAAGCCGCTTATATTGAAACCGCTCAAGAAGATGAGGAAATATGTATTAAAATTCAGCAAGGAAGAAAAGCCCTCTATGAGCAAGGTGAGAATCAAACTGGCCCTTATCAGCCGACTATGGAAGCGGCGCTACCCTCATTTTATGACTATCTCTATGAAAAAATAAAAAATGAAACTTAG
- a CDS encoding NAD-glutamate dehydrogenase, which produces MENSWKDQLHQALLKKLGPKKGKQFAEKYLPALSMSYCEQHTVEEAIGDLLQIDNLTPENPLAIVFYELTRGEHPLHIKLYRYGSSIPLSDILPMIENMGLRTYTERPYRIAIGPNQFIWIGDFNVSYAHANLLTLDQVNSIFNEALIKIHLGVCENDGFNKLVLGAGLSWREIAIIRAYAKYMQQIGFRFSQQYIEKTIAAYAGIAKKLIQLFYLKFGLKQNTASKKKMADLESEIQADIDGITSLDEDHIIRYFWSLIKATLRTNYFQLDSHGVPKNYLSFKLHTSKVPDLPPGQPLYEIFVYSTEFEGIHLRSAKVARGGIRWSDRPEDFRTEILGLMKAQKVKNSVIVPSGAKGGFILKKSLSMLDREQIKKEVVYCYQSFIRGLLDLTDNFENDRVVSPPNTVCYDDADPYLVVAADKGTATFSDIANAISKEFNFWLGDAFASGGSAGYDHKKMGITARGAWESIKRHFRELDINIEEHDFTVVGIGDMSGDVFGNGLTYTPHALLLAAFDHRHIFLDPNPDKLKTFEERQRLFNLPTSSWEDFNPQLISKGGGVYKRSSKSIAITPEVKKALAITQDSLTPNELIREILKAPVDLLFNGGIGTYVKASSESHADVGDKTNEFCRINGNELRCKIVGEGGNLGFTQLGRVEYALTGGLINTDSIDNSAGVNCSDHEVNIKILLNKEISQGKLTEKKRNQLLTKMTEEVAQLVLQDNYNQALVLSFSATNSLTYSGLYQTYIKELEGIVHLDRNVEFLPDDKHLLDRKAAGQGLTRPELSIIMAYTKIYITGELLKSDLPDDPYFATILETGFPSLLKKMYANSMQNHRLRREIIATQLSNQIVNSMGITFMYRMQIETGQSIADIARAYIIASKAYQIDDVHQLIESLNYKVTVQTQYELLHHVRQLMNLASRWFLHHRRLEGGIANNIAHYSQSISKLEKSIPDLMAGVTREYLDKIVTQFVGIGLSEKAAKKIAATRAMYTVLNVVEVATQNKFDLVRTAEVYFKVGSKFSLVWFRDQIGNDSREGHWNSLARLSLRDELDNLQRRLTIVILKNDQKKLDSEKLIAYWFAKNSFIHQRWDKLMEMLLSSSSIDYTIFFIALRELSTLITVE; this is translated from the coding sequence CCTCCCCGCATTGTCAATGAGCTATTGTGAGCAACATACTGTAGAAGAAGCAATAGGCGATCTGTTACAAATCGATAATTTAACGCCAGAGAACCCTTTAGCGATAGTTTTCTACGAATTGACTCGGGGAGAACATCCATTGCATATTAAACTCTATCGATACGGCAGTTCGATCCCCTTATCTGATATCTTACCGATGATTGAAAACATGGGATTACGGACTTATACCGAAAGACCCTATAGAATCGCCATTGGCCCAAATCAATTCATTTGGATTGGTGATTTCAATGTGTCCTATGCCCATGCCAATTTACTCACCCTGGACCAGGTAAATAGCATTTTTAATGAAGCTTTAATCAAAATACATCTCGGGGTTTGTGAAAACGACGGTTTCAATAAGCTGGTTTTAGGGGCAGGATTATCCTGGCGAGAAATAGCCATCATTCGTGCTTATGCCAAGTACATGCAACAAATTGGTTTTCGCTTTAGTCAACAGTATATAGAAAAAACGATTGCAGCATATGCCGGGATTGCCAAAAAACTGATCCAGCTTTTCTATTTAAAATTTGGTCTGAAACAAAATACTGCAAGCAAAAAGAAAATGGCGGATTTGGAATCTGAAATCCAAGCCGATATCGATGGGATTACCAGCTTGGACGAAGACCACATCATCCGATATTTCTGGTCTTTAATCAAAGCAACACTACGAACCAATTATTTTCAGTTAGACTCCCATGGCGTCCCCAAAAATTATTTATCATTTAAACTCCATACCTCCAAAGTGCCAGATCTACCCCCAGGGCAGCCTCTATATGAAATTTTTGTATATTCAACAGAGTTTGAAGGCATCCACTTGCGCAGTGCCAAAGTAGCACGTGGCGGTATTCGCTGGTCAGACCGGCCAGAGGATTTCCGTACCGAAATTCTTGGACTGATGAAAGCGCAAAAAGTAAAAAATTCGGTGATTGTCCCTTCTGGAGCCAAAGGAGGTTTTATTTTAAAAAAATCACTCAGCATGCTGGATCGTGAGCAGATAAAAAAAGAAGTAGTTTATTGCTATCAATCCTTTATCAGAGGCTTACTTGATCTTACCGACAATTTTGAAAATGACCGTGTTGTCTCCCCCCCCAATACAGTCTGTTATGATGATGCCGATCCTTATTTGGTGGTAGCCGCAGATAAAGGAACAGCAACCTTTTCCGATATTGCGAATGCGATTTCTAAAGAATTTAATTTTTGGCTTGGAGATGCTTTCGCCTCTGGAGGATCAGCAGGCTATGATCATAAAAAAATGGGAATTACAGCCCGTGGTGCTTGGGAGTCCATTAAACGCCATTTTCGCGAATTGGATATCAATATCGAAGAACACGATTTTACGGTCGTTGGTATTGGAGACATGAGTGGTGATGTATTCGGGAATGGCCTAACTTATACCCCTCATGCTCTTTTACTCGCGGCATTTGATCATCGTCACATCTTTCTTGACCCTAATCCTGACAAACTGAAAACATTTGAAGAACGCCAGCGCTTATTTAATTTACCCACCTCATCGTGGGAAGATTTCAATCCTCAATTAATCTCCAAAGGTGGTGGGGTATACAAACGATCCAGTAAATCCATTGCCATCACACCGGAAGTAAAAAAAGCACTTGCGATTACACAGGATTCATTAACACCAAACGAATTGATTCGGGAAATCTTAAAAGCACCTGTTGATTTATTATTTAATGGAGGTATTGGCACTTATGTAAAAGCTTCATCTGAATCGCATGCGGATGTTGGTGATAAGACCAATGAATTTTGCCGCATCAACGGTAATGAATTGCGTTGCAAAATTGTTGGAGAAGGTGGCAATCTTGGATTTACCCAACTTGGAAGGGTTGAATATGCCCTGACAGGTGGCCTGATTAATACCGATTCAATTGATAACTCAGCAGGCGTAAATTGCTCCGACCATGAAGTCAATATCAAAATTCTACTGAATAAAGAAATCAGCCAAGGAAAACTTACCGAGAAAAAGCGCAATCAATTGCTGACCAAAATGACTGAGGAGGTTGCGCAGCTGGTGTTGCAAGACAATTACAACCAAGCACTGGTCTTGAGTTTTTCGGCCACGAACTCTCTAACATATAGCGGCTTATACCAGACTTATATTAAAGAACTGGAAGGAATAGTCCATTTGGATAGAAATGTTGAGTTTCTTCCTGATGATAAGCACCTTTTGGACCGAAAGGCGGCAGGCCAAGGACTGACGCGGCCCGAATTGTCTATAATTATGGCTTATACAAAAATTTATATCACTGGTGAATTATTAAAATCTGATTTACCCGATGATCCCTATTTTGCAACCATCCTGGAAACAGGTTTTCCTTCACTCCTCAAAAAAATGTATGCCAATTCGATGCAAAACCATCGGCTAAGACGTGAAATTATCGCCACCCAACTCAGTAATCAAATCGTTAATAGCATGGGCATTACCTTTATGTACCGCATGCAAATAGAAACAGGACAATCGATAGCAGATATTGCCCGTGCCTATATTATTGCTTCAAAAGCATATCAAATAGATGACGTACACCAATTAATTGAATCACTGAACTATAAGGTCACCGTGCAAACCCAATATGAGTTACTTCATCACGTCAGGCAATTAATGAACTTGGCATCTCGTTGGTTTTTACATCATCGACGACTTGAAGGCGGAATTGCTAATAATATTGCCCATTACAGCCAATCAATAAGCAAACTTGAAAAATCAATCCCCGATTTAATGGCTGGTGTCACCAGAGAATATCTTGACAAGATTGTCACACAATTTGTGGGAATCGGTTTATCCGAAAAAGCTGCGAAAAAAATTGCCGCTACTCGCGCTATGTATACCGTATTAAATGTAGTGGAAGTTGCAACCCAAAATAAATTTGATCTAGTCCGAACAGCCGAAGTTTACTTTAAAGTAGGCAGTAAATTTAGTTTGGTTTGGTTCCGTGATCAAATTGGTAACGATTCTCGGGAAGGTCATTGGAATAGTCTGGCTCGATTATCCTTACGTGATGAACTGGATAACTTACAACGCCGCTTAACCATTGTCATTTTAAAAAATGACCAAAAAAAATTGGACTCTGAGAAGCTGATCGCCTATTGGTTCGCCAAAAACAGCTTTATTCATCAACGTTGGGATAAGTTAATGGAAATGCTGCTTAGTAGTTCCAGTATTGATTACACTATATTTTTTATTGCACTAAGAGAATTATCGACATTGATTACCGTAGAATAA